The following coding sequences are from one Pelmatolapia mariae isolate MD_Pm_ZW linkage group LG4, Pm_UMD_F_2, whole genome shotgun sequence window:
- the LOC134625653 gene encoding zinc finger MYM-type protein 1-like: MAAVLLTVEAQPPPNSVRSLLTYPFARRTMAEKLQVKELGPDKPEIQLTQATKEKSKAYNRTFCRSWFQRKSWLTGCGTANALFCFPCILFKSDKCDLTWTQSGQTDLKHLSERIKKHESSRVHMDNSVKLAVLGKTSIAAQLDDGHRIALRRHNEEVDKNRHILSKIIDCIKFCGAFELAMRGHDESDSSDNPGIFRGLVDLMASIDHDLRQHLENATVFKGTSKTVQNEILDCMLAVLRERIVEEVKAAKFLAIQADETTDISTHCQLVMVLRYIDQRNRIQERFFEFIKLPNACADAIASALSERLRFILPQGQERKLIAQAYDGAAVMRGTTGGVQRKIQDIYANAHYVHCYAHQLNLVMQQATSHIPQISHFFSDIAGFASFFTKSSKRTAVLDEVVAHRLPSASATRWNFNSRAVNTVYEHKDDLVRCFQTIRNSEGFDAPTKRDAGGFVRMLEDEAFCFFLALFHKIMPHVDMLYNHLQKRNIDSVTIAGITQTFISRMQAIREALPNLVVDEEYRGPVQDPPTKRRRTLGEDRQHHLALEVCDTIMSHAKERFSFTKHLVSATLLQGDLFQQHSKNFPDAALQTTVEAYPSLDKARLKTELSLIYDNEEFQSCSGALALYQVLMENNLQDTFTETVSLLNILITTPMTTSESERCFSTLKRIKTFLRNNMAQDRLNALAMLSIEKKLTQELPDFNTRVIEKFATQKDRRAKFLYK; the protein is encoded by the exons ATGGCAGCGGTATTGTTAACGGTTGAGGCACAGCCTCCCCCAAATTCGGTTAGATCGCTTCTAACCTACCCTTTTGCCAGAAGGACAATGGCAGAAAAACTGCAAGTTAAAGAGTTGGGACCTGACAAGCCCGAAATTCAACTAACCCAGGCAACGAAGGAGAAGTCAAAAGCATACAACAGGACTTTTTGTCGGAGTTGGTTCCAGCGCAAGTCGTGGCTGACAGGCTGTGGAACAGCTAATGCACTTTTTTGTTTCCCGTGCATACTGTTCAAAAGTGACAAGTGTGATTTGACGTGGACACAATCTGGACAAACCGACTTAAAGCACCTCTCCGAACGAATCAAGAAACATGAAAGCTCACGAGTTCATATGGACAACAGTGTAAAGCTAGCTGTGCTAGGGAAAACTAGCATAGCGGCGCAGCTAGATGATGGACATCGGATTGCTTTAAGAAGGCACAACGAAGAGGTAGATAAAAACCGtcatattttatctaaaatcaTCGATTGTATTAAGTTTTGTGGTGCTTTTGAGCTAGCAATGCGGGGACATGATGAAAGTGATTCCTCAGACAATCCAGGGATTTTTAGAGGTTTAGTCGACTTGATGGCATCAATTGATCACGACTTGAGGCAACACCTTGAAAATGCTACTGTATTTAAAGGCACCTCGAAAACAGTCCAGAACGAGATCCTGGATTGCATGTTGGCAGTTCTGAGAGAAAGGATCGTGGAAGAAGTAAAGGCAGCGAAGTTTTTAGCCATTCAAGCTGATGAAACCACTGACATTTCTACACACTGTCAGTTAGTCATGGTGCTAAGATACATTGACCAACGAAACCGTATTCAAGAGCGTTTTTTTGAATTCATCAAGCTACCCAATGCTTGTGCAGATGCAATAGCCAGTGCCTTATCGGAGAGGCTGCGCTTCATCCTCCCCCAGGGACAAGAGAGAAAGTTGATCGCCCAGGCCTACGATGGGGCCGCTGTAATGAGGGGTACCACTGGAGGAGTGCAGCGTAAGATACAGGACATTTATGCTAACGCTCACTACGTACATTGTTATGCCCATCAGTTAAACCTGGTAATGCAACAAGCAACCTCCCACATCCCTCAAATCAGTCACTTTTTTTCCGACATAGCAGGATTCGCTTCTTTTTTTACTAAATCGAGCAAGAGGACTGCAGTGCTTGACGAGGTGGTGGCGCACCGACTTCCAAGTGCATCGGCAACCCGTTGGAACTTCAACAGTCGTGCTGTGAATACAGTGTATGAACATAAAGACGATCTGGTGAGGTGTTTTCAGACCATCCGTAACAGTGAAGGATTTGATGCCCCTACAAAGAGAGATGCCGGTGGTTTCGTGAGAATGCTGGAAGACGaagctttctgttttttcctggCCTTGTTTCACAAGATAATGCCACATGTAGACATGCTGTATAACCACCTACAGAAGAGAAACATCGATTCTGTCACCATCGCAGGGATCACCCAGACATTCATCAGCCGCATGCAGGCTATCAG GGAGGCACTTCCTAATCTGGTTGTGGATGAGGAGTACAGGGGACCTGTTCAAGACCCACCCACAAAGAGACGGAGAACATTGGGGGAAGACAGGCAACACCATTTGGCACTGGAG GTGTGCGACACCATTATGAGCCATGCCAAGGAGAGGTTTTCTTTCACCAAGCACCTTGTCAGCGCCACTCTGTTGCAAGGAGACTTGTTCCAACAACACAGCAAAAATTTTCCAGATGCAGCACTACAAACCACAGTGGAAGCCTATCCCTCATTGGACAAAGCCAGACTTAAAACAGAACTGTCCCTGATCTACGACAACGAGGAGTTTCAGAGTTGTAGTGGTGCGCTGGCGCTCTATCAGGTTCTGATGGAAAACAACCTTCAAGACACATTCACCGAAACTGTAAGTCTTCTTAACATCCTCATCACCACACCAATGACAACATCAGAATCGGAGAGGTGTTTCTCTACTTTAAAGAGGATAAAAACTTTCCTGAGAAACAATATGGCTCAGGATCGGCTCAACGCTCTGGCTATGCTGTCCATAGAGAAAAAACTCACACAAGAACTTCCTGATTTCAACACCAGGGTCATCGAGAAATTTGCCACTCAGAAAGACAGACGAGCAAAGTTCTTGTACAAATAA